The following coding sequences lie in one Aspergillus puulaauensis MK2 DNA, chromosome 3, nearly complete sequence genomic window:
- a CDS encoding uncharacterized protein (COG:S;~EggNog:ENOG410PM05;~InterPro:IPR036259;~TransMembrane:12 (i23-49o69-91i98-117o149-167i188-210o216-236i256-277o283-300i321-341o347-364i376-394o414-436i)), producing the protein MAPSYNAIKHNWRLFTPTERRNIAIYILGIMMYKFGLEAFNGSIVTLATNRYDNDAWVSDTTPKTFQRVGLMVGLNQACQCVGSILIAPLIRRFPSRLVLAGAVLVFGLLSAILLIIDASTGGRFCPPAFRKKHPEHDFHYYGDYNTDGIIPVYCVAGIAYGMVELIRRVIPRDLVGGNVQKLRQLDAVVHIFYEVAGTGGAFCTALALIPYFGNNYSFLITPICFALAAVGWFFLTDHGFQSQRTEVLEDQPPYIQAVVVGFWLFLESIWTGARLLFSSRKFLWLLPGYSIALYAHRYLENSIAPAIARRYLGNAAWSQIIVGGSNLGELFGALFVILFTDTVATPIPWLRLDAILLLITWYLPYWRPEQHNVSMAWIAAATFLPISFGWAAGDVSLAAYIQASLARVESKTMNVSSLGAVMAFLYSTYIVLYAITSPILGSYIDHVYEKTGGTDGNGNIFEAIRNVGSVQFTVVAALVLAATFVPRGSLSLNPKMLDDENLEHELPGLAQLSSKEELN; encoded by the coding sequence GTGACTCTCGCAACTAATCGCTACGATAACGATGCCTGGGTTTCCGACACCACGCCCAAAACTTTCCAACGAGTTGGACTCATGGTGGGTCTAAATCAGGCCTGTCAGTGTGTCGGGTCTATCCTGATCGCCCCGCTTATTCGGAGGTTCCCTTCCCGACTCGTTTTGGCGGGTGCCGTGCTCGTCTTTGGCCTTCTCAGCGCTATACTTCTCATTATCGATGCTAGCACAGGTGGTAGATTTTGCCCGCCAGCCTTCCGCAAAAAGCACCCTGAACATGATTTTCATTATTACGGCGACTATAATACCGATGGTATCATCCCCGTCTACTGCGTTGCTGGGATCGCTTATGGGATGGTGGAATTGATTCGCCGTGTTATTCCTCGTGACCTTGTCGGCGGAAATGTCCAGAAATTGCGCCAGTTAGATGCTGTGGTGCATATATTCTACGAAGTGGCTGGGACTGGTGGTGCTTTCTGCACCGCTTTGGCTCTTATCCCGTACTTCGGAAATAACTACTCTTTTCTCATTACGCCCATTTGCTTTGCGCTGGCGGCCGTTGGCTGGTTCTTCCTCACAGATCATGGGTTCCAAAGTCAACGGACCGAGGTCCTTGAAGATCAACCGCCATATATCCAGGCCGTTGTCGTTGGATTCTGGCTCTTCTTGGAGTCCATTTGGACCGGCGCCAGACTACTTTTTTCCTCTCGAAAGTTCCTCTGGCTGCTGCCCGGGTACTCAATCGCCTTATATGCCCATCGGTATCTCGAGAACAGTATAGCTCCCGCTATTGCCCGTCGCTATCTCGGAAACGCAGCTTGGTCGCAGATTATAGTTGGTGGCTCGAACCTGGGCGAGCTTTTTGGCGCGCTGTTTGTGATCCTTTTTACTGACACAGTGGCAACGCCGATCCCCTGGCTTCGACTGGATGCAATCCTGCTCCTCATAACATGGTATTTGCCATACTGGCGGCCTGAGCAACACAATGtttcgatggcctggattgCTGCCGCCACATTTCTACCGATCTCTTTCGGCTGGGCTGCTGGCGACGTATCGCTAGCAGCTTATATACAAGCGTCACTTGCGCGAGTTGAATCGAAAACCATGAATGTCTCCTCTCTAGGTGCCGTCATGGCTTTCCTTTACTCCACATACATCGTTCTTTACGCAATCACCTCTCCTATACTTGGCAGTTATATCGATCACGTCTATGAGAAAACAGGGGGAACAGATGGCAATGGTAATATTTTTGAAGCAATCCGGAATGTAGGTAGCGTGCAGTTTACCGTGGTTGCAGCTTTGGTACTGGCAGCCACCTTTGTGCCAAGGGGATCTCTGTCTCTAAATCCCAAAATGCTTGACGATGAAAACCTGGAGCACGAATTACCGGGCCTCGCGCAACTCTCTTCGAAAGAGGAGTTGAATTGA
- a CDS encoding uncharacterized protein (COG:S;~EggNog:ENOG410PGHH;~InterPro:IPR022812,IPR027417;~PFAM:PF00350), with protein sequence MTQMARTTPDADDDSSTLSFSFNPPHSHTPTRSADVPSSSTFDFPPPGDTRFTFNTPPTPPTAASFSFSPPNTSGFTFAFTPSSSADSHFISTPVTQDPATPTRSSSRILTRATTTSTTRALFSALDIDPNSPEAPGKLAPTDHGQFRRSNLSPNANVSTYRDLYNATPSPQPGPSSRPNQTNAPNIDSPSPSSFLTSGVRNLIIQSIETSSTEGEGDEEADSGSDLDSDDGSDNDSSTYNVRDEELPDAPIYNAQLQNSLRDVQSHLSGLVRSMQASQMVHDGTTHVSDLYRQAETESKFEYPQTRIVGFIGDSGVGKSSLINSLLDCGGLARSSGSGEACTSVVTEFRQVDETHPHPYTIEADFMTIDEMIELLRELLMAYRIRHTRAFNEDLAEGESDRITRLSERSWATLQSLFPNEGELSEALLSNEELGAEDRILARLAEWAMAGLNHRPGGPDALHYAIRARDIHDCRENIDILTVASREQERPALWPFVKLIRVYLRSGILRTGLVVADMPGFRDMNYARVRATEKYLRNICDEVFIVSEINRCRSDPSIEEIWHKCIGNQPMRIVCTKSETELDGEEIIRDPKMPARVIEETRRLLDRTEQVRRSLRRLGRRRRDSSGAQQARYALREAEQNDELGRLELERKTLLINARNEISRTHLSRKYQTNVKVFCVSRELYENYRGGERGQAAEYIRLSGIPELRQYCQLVPADAQFRETDTFLRIRVPALLGSLNQWVLAGANDVTADRAETLRQVLDEAQRTLHSRLISRRSCIRSIKTELETMFNISTIRYIRDLQVQERWKDGAIRASRDWDSMHHPSYSAFCRKYGVHQIGKESVRYWNNEILQGASEELDQCWSTLIEWLNHRQNTTEDEIYTIFNSVSTSIEAYTHLSPASIENLLDNLDTQRCGIAYTTQRALEHLLLQTRRITRDVLDGHSSSSYIADIMRPAYQYCNMESGTGSDRRRKDHMKEYVRGQKIFQQLPARFEMDYKVIINTAFADLERKLNEEVRNITRDLGGVIAVEGEVPEARRELGLAQRVRDGVSQLQAQVNEAHLILNRLRGRTTRSA encoded by the exons ATGACACAGATGGCGAGGACAACCCCAGACGCGGACGACGACAGTTCAACTTTGTCTTTCTCATTCAATCCCCCTCACTCCCACACTCCGACTCGGTCTGCAGATGTTCCCTCATCTTCTACTTTTGACTTCCCCCCGCCTGGTGATACCAGGTTCACTTTCAAcactcctcccactcctcccacTGCTGCTTCCTTCAGTTTCTCCCCACCGAATACCAGTGGTTTCACCTTTGCCTTCActccctcttcatctgcaGACTCACATTTCATAAGTACGCCAGTCACCCAAGACCCTGCGACCCCGACCCGATCAAGTAGTCGTATATTAACTCGGGCAACAACTACTTCAACGACACGCGCTCTCTTTTCGGCCCTTGATATTGATCCCAACTCGCCCGAAGCGCCTGGAAAATTAGCGCCCACTGATCATGGACAATTTCGGAGGTCTAATCTTTCTCCTAATGCCAACGTGTCGACATACAGAGATCTCTACAACGCCACTCCGAGCCCGCAGCCTGGTCCTTCCAGTCGCCCAAATCAAACAAACGCTCCAAACATCGATTCGCCGTCTCCCTCTAGCTTTCTAACTTCAGGAGTTCGTAACCTAATAATTCAGAGTATTGAAACTTCGTCAACCGAGGGCgaaggcgacgaagaggcTGATAGCGGCTCTGACTTGGATAGCGATGATGGAAGCGATAATGATAGCTCCACGTACAACGTGCGGGATGAAGAGCTTCCTGATGCCCCAATATATAATGCTCAGTTGCAAAATTCGCTGAGGGACGTGCAAAGCCATCTCTCGGGCCTCGTGCGGTCGATGCAGGCCTCCCAGATGGTGCACGATGGTACCACCCATGTCAGCGATCTTTACAGACAGGCCGAGACCGAGAGCAAATTTGAGTACCCGCAAACTCGCATAGTCGGTTTTATTGGGGATTCTGGTGTTG GTAAAAGTAGCCTCATCAATTCTCTTCTCGACTGTGGAGGGCTTGCACGTTCG AGTGGGAGCGGAGAGGCCTGCACTTCCGTCGTGACCGAGTTTCGACAAGTAGATGAGACACATCCGCACCCGTATACTATTGAGGCAGATTTTATGACGATCGATGAAATGATTGAACTTCTCCGCGAGTTATTGATGGCCTACCGGATACGCCATACCAGGGCTTTCAACGAAGATCTCgcggagggagagagcgacAGAATAACGAGATTATCGGAAAGGTCCTGGGCGACGTTGCAATCGTTATTCCCAAATGAAGGAGAGCTGAGTGAAGCCCTTTTGTCAAATGAGGAACTGGGTGCGGAGGACCGAATCCTTGCACGTCTCGCGGAATGGGCTATGGCTGGGTTAAACCATCGGCCTGGTGGACCAGATGCTCTTCACTATGCGATTAGGGCACGGGATATACATGACTGTAGGGAGAATATCGACATACTTACTGTGGCATCTCGCGAACAAGAACGGCCCGCACTTTGGCCATTTGTGAAGCTAATAAG GGTATATCTCAGGTCCGGCATTTTACGAACCGGATTGGTAGTGGCGGACATGCCCG GATTTCGAGATATGAACTACGCCCGGGTGCGAGCTACTGAGAAATACCTACGTAACATTTGTGACGAGGTATTTATCGTCAGCGAAATCAACCGGTGCAGATCGGATCCCTCAATCGAAGAAATTTGGCATAAATGTATTGGCAACCAGCCCATGCGAATAGTGTGCACTAAATCGGAAACT GAACTGGACGGCGAAGAAATTATAAGGGATCCTAAAATGCCCGCCAGGGTAATCGAAGAGACCAGGCGGCTGTTAGATCGGACTGAGCAAGTTAGAAGATCACTTAGGAGGTTGGGCCGGCGTCGGCGTGATTCATCTGGAGCACAGCAGGCGCGGTACGCTCTACGGGAGGCAGAACAAAA TGACGAGCTAGGAAGGCTAGAGCTCGA GCGCAAGACGCTTCTTATCAACGCACGCAACGAAATATCGAGGACGCATCTATCCAGAAAATATCAGACCAACGTTAAGGTTTTCTGTGTGAGCAGAGAATTGTACGAGAATTACCGTGGAGGCGAGAGGGGGCAAGCAGCCGAGTATATCCGGCTGAGCGGCATCCCTGAGTTGCGACAATATTGCCAACTAGTACCAGCAGATGCGCAGTTCCGAGAAACAGATACCTTTCTCAGAATACGTGTGCCGGCCCTTCTTGGATCTCTGAACCAATGGGTACTGGCAGGAGCAAATGACGTTACAGCTGACAGGGCCGAAACCCTACGCCAGGTTCTGGATGAGGCGCAGAGGACTTTGCATTCA CGCCTCATATCTCGTCGTTCGTGCATCCGGTCCATTAAAACAGAGCTTGAGACCATGTTCAACATATCCACCATCCGTTACATTC GTGACTTACAAGTGCAAGAAAGATGGAAGGATGGAGCCATTAGAGCATCTCGAGACTGGGATTCT ATGCATCACCCGAGCTATTCCGCATTTTGTCGAAAATATGGAGTCCATCAAATTGGCAAAGAAAGTGTGCGTTATTGGAACAACGAAATTCTTCAGGGTGCGAGCGAGGAGCTCGATCAGTGTTGGAGCACACTGATTGAATGGCTAAATCACCGACAAAATACCACTGAAGATGaaatttatactatattcaATTCTGTGTCTACTTCAATTGAAG CGTATACGCACCTCTCACCGGCATCCATTGAGAACCTCCTTGATAACCTGGACACTCAGAGATGCGGCATAGCTTATACCACCCAAAGAGCATTGGAACATCTTCTACTTCAAACTAG ACGAATCACTCGGGATGTCCTTGACGGAcacagcagcagctcgtATATTGCAGACATCATGCGTCCGGCTTATCAATATTGTAACATGGAATCAG GCACCGGGAGCGATCGCCGACGAAAGGACCACATGAAAGAGTACGTACGGGGTCAAAAAATATTTCAACAGTTGCCTGCGAGGTTTGAAATGGATTACAAGGTCATTATAAATACTGCTTTCGCTGATTTGGAGCGCAAGCTGAATGAGGAGGTACGGAATATCACCCGGGATTTAGGAGGGGTCATCGCAGTTGAGGGCGAGGTACCAGAGGCCAGACGGGAGCTTGGGCTGGCACAGAGAGTGAGAGATGGGGTCTCGCAGTTGCAGGCTCAAGTGAATGAGGCTCACTTGATTCTTAATCGATTGCGAGGGCGCACTACACGGTCAGCTTAG
- a CDS encoding uncharacterized protein (COG:S;~EggNog:ENOG410PPWM;~InterPro:IPR008972;~TransMembrane:1 (o207-230i)), which translates to MSNNTNTTAPPPKTTTPKPNPPPTTSKPTSTTTASSAAKTHTIKVGPKEAPHEYIPHEVDAKVGDLIVFQFHPRNHSVVQADWRAPCVPADGDYFFSGIKNDFNEVNGQVSGMLPTWNWTVPRPEPIFFYCTAIDSCKENGMVGVINPTTQKSYESQKKAALDAPYMLIPGQSMPAEGDYGTTTTDNPSEAPSNAHAASPHSLGGGAIAGIVIGAVAFVAILCALIYLFARNQAYRKFFSHSHEAASTSDGRTAQWALSTSAATAGAGAGAGAGAGKSDVDTTSSTGVPRNMSTSVRGASPVSDPGVFGPGPMAGPVFAPMDQNLASQTQSGIYPHHEGGYGVPSPLGSQRQHSPQLQPGQQQQQPYWIWDQTVQPHHLVGRTGGPTELEGETPK; encoded by the exons ATGTCCAACAATACAAACACAACAGCgccaccaccaaaaacaacaaccccaaaaccaaatccacctccaacaacatcaaaacCCACCAGCACTACCACCGCATCGTCAGCCGCGAAAACCCACACAATCAAAGTTGGTCCCAAGGAGGCTCCGCATGAATATATTCCCCATGAGGTGGATGCCAAAGTCGGCGACTTGATCGTCTTTCAGTTCCACCCGCGCAACCACTCCGTTGTCCAGGCTGACTGGAGGGCTCCATGTGTGCCAGCCGATGGCGACTATTTCTTCTCTGGTATTAAGAATGATTTCAACGAGGTAAACGGGCAGGTTTCTGGCATGCTGCCCACTTGGAATTGGACGGTTCCACGACCAGAG CCAATATTCTTCTACTGTACTGCCATAGACTCATGTAAAGAAAATGGCATGGTTGGCGTTATCAACCCG ACCACGCAGAAAAGTTACGAGTCCCAGAAAAAGGCCGCCCTCGATGCTCCTTACATGCTCATCCCGGGCCAATCCATGCCGGCAGAAGGCGACTACGGCACAACCACCACAGATAACCCCTCCGAAGCCCCGTCAAACGCACACGCCGCATCCCCACAcagcctcggcggcggcgcaatAGCAGGCATCGTCATTGGAGCTGTGGCTTTCGTAGCAATCCTCTGCGCTCTCATCTACCTCTTCGCCCGAAACCAGGCGTACAGGAAATTCTTCTCTCACTCCCACGAAGCCGCATCCACAAGCGACGGCCGCACTGCGCAGTGGGCACTTTCCACTTCCGCAGCCACTGCCggcgctggtgctggtgctggtgctggtgctgggaagAGCGATGTTGATACTACTAGTAGCACCGGCGTTCCGCGAAACATGAGTACGAGCGTGCGTGGGGCTTCGCCTGTCAGTGACCCTGGTGTGTTTGGACCTGGACCAATGGCAGGTCCAGTATTTGCCCCGATGGACCAGAATCTAGCCTCCCAGACGCAAAGCGGGATTTATCCACATCATGAGGGTGGGTATGGAGTTCCGTCCCCGTTGGGTTCGCAGAGGCAGCATAGCCCACAGCTACAGcctgggcagcagcagcagcagccctaTTGGATATGGGATCAGACTGTCCAGCCGCATCATCTGGTTGGGAGGACGGGAGGACCAACAGAGTTGGAGGGGGAAACACCGAAATGA